A single Methylobacterium sp. 17Sr1-1 DNA region contains:
- a CDS encoding Lrp/AsnC family transcriptional regulator, whose product MPERGDAPDRFERAILDALQDDARLSVQDLAQRIGLSTSPTWRRLKALEERGIIRGYVALVDAAALGHGQCVFAHVTLAKHDRDGVAEFERVIGRRDEVLECFSTTGQADYLLRVVVRDAQHYERFLQEAVFSCPAVQQIHSNFALREVKFSVKVPTGV is encoded by the coding sequence ATGCCTGAACGGGGAGACGCGCCGGACCGCTTCGAGCGGGCGATCCTGGACGCGCTGCAGGACGATGCCCGGCTCTCGGTGCAGGACCTCGCGCAGCGGATCGGGCTGTCGACCTCGCCGACCTGGCGGCGGCTGAAGGCGCTGGAGGAGCGCGGCATCATCCGCGGCTACGTCGCGCTGGTGGATGCCGCGGCACTCGGCCACGGCCAGTGCGTCTTCGCCCACGTGACGCTCGCCAAGCACGACCGGGACGGCGTGGCCGAGTTCGAGCGCGTGATTGGGCGCCGGGACGAGGTGCTGGAATGCTTCTCCACCACCGGCCAGGCCGATTATCTGCTCCGGGTCGTGGTGCGGGACGCCCAACACTACGAGCGCTTCCTGCAGGAGGCGGTGTTCTCCTGCCCGGCGGTGCAGCAGATCCACTCGAACTTCGCGCTGCGCGAGGTGAAGTTCAGCGTGAAGGTGCCGACGGGCGTATAA
- a CDS encoding porin, with protein MKSLLKSATALAGIVVAGSALAADLPRRAAPPPVFTPVPVFTWTGFYAGFNAGYGFNTADTRAPTVVGVPAGATAASSVFVTGAGAPTTGVLAFGNRNSNDGFVGGGQIGYNYQFTPGSGVVVGIEADAQYVDFGRDRNRYAFATAAGGGVAPGTLVFNPNGISGLDFFGTVRGRLGYAWDRTLVYATGGFAYGSGGGRDFGLTNSSRDDFQTGWVVGGGVEYALPTDSFFNFFRSSAVTLKVEGLYVNLDQGNRNNGVFAQTANGTQYSVFSPGVVSVGPANLYRRETEFAVVRAGLNYKFNGF; from the coding sequence ATGAAGTCGCTTCTCAAGAGCGCTACCGCCCTCGCTGGCATCGTCGTCGCCGGTTCGGCCCTCGCCGCCGACCTGCCGCGCCGCGCCGCCCCGCCGCCGGTCTTCACGCCGGTGCCGGTCTTCACCTGGACGGGCTTCTACGCCGGTTTCAACGCCGGCTACGGCTTCAACACCGCTGACACCCGCGCCCCGACCGTCGTCGGCGTGCCGGCCGGCGCCACCGCCGCCAGCAGCGTGTTCGTCACCGGCGCCGGCGCCCCGACCACCGGCGTGCTCGCCTTCGGCAACCGCAACAGCAACGACGGCTTTGTCGGCGGCGGCCAGATCGGCTACAACTACCAGTTCACCCCGGGCTCGGGCGTGGTCGTCGGCATCGAGGCCGACGCCCAGTACGTCGACTTCGGCCGTGACCGCAACCGCTACGCCTTCGCCACCGCCGCCGGCGGCGGCGTCGCCCCGGGCACCCTGGTGTTCAACCCGAACGGCATCTCGGGCCTGGACTTCTTCGGCACCGTGCGCGGCCGTCTCGGCTACGCCTGGGATCGCACCCTCGTGTACGCCACCGGCGGTTTCGCCTACGGCTCGGGCGGCGGTCGCGACTTCGGCCTGACCAACTCCTCGCGTGACGACTTCCAGACCGGCTGGGTCGTCGGCGGCGGCGTCGAGTACGCTCTGCCCACCGACTCGTTCTTCAACTTCTTCCGCTCGTCGGCGGTGACGCTGAAGGTCGAAGGCCTGTACGTGAACCTGGATCAGGGCAACCGCAACAACGGCGTGTTCGCTCAGACCGCCAACGGCACGCAGTACTCGGTGTTCTCGCCGGGCGTGGTGTCGGTCGGCCCGGCCAACCTGTACCGTCGCGAGACCGAGTTCGCGGTCGTCCGCGCCGGCCTGAACTACAAGTTCAACGGCTTCTAG
- the pgeF gene encoding peptidoglycan editing factor PgeF, which translates to MFIEAPELSSHSEIRHAFFTRQGGVSEGLYASLNGGLGSGDDPARVRENRRRMTGQLALPPENLVSLYQIHSAQAVVVEAPFTDRPRADAMATRVPGLALGILTADCGPILFADPVNRVVGAAHAGWKGALTGVIEATLGAMEGLGAERSGIVAVLGPTIGPAAYEVGPEFRERFEAAAADNARYFAASPERETHSLFDLPAYIVARLEASGIGEVANLGLCTYADPDRFFSYRRTTHRAEGDYGRLVSAIAVTP; encoded by the coding sequence ATGTTCATCGAAGCGCCCGAGCTGAGCTCCCATTCCGAGATCCGTCACGCCTTCTTCACCCGGCAGGGCGGCGTGTCGGAAGGCCTCTACGCCTCCCTCAACGGCGGCCTCGGCTCCGGCGACGACCCGGCCCGGGTGCGGGAGAACCGCCGCCGCATGACGGGGCAGCTCGCGCTGCCGCCGGAGAACCTGGTCAGCCTCTACCAGATCCATTCCGCGCAAGCCGTGGTGGTCGAGGCGCCCTTCACTGATCGCCCCCGCGCCGACGCGATGGCGACCCGGGTGCCGGGGCTGGCGCTCGGCATCCTCACCGCCGATTGCGGGCCGATCCTGTTCGCCGATCCGGTCAATCGGGTGGTGGGCGCGGCGCATGCCGGGTGGAAGGGCGCGCTCACCGGCGTGATCGAGGCGACGCTCGGGGCCATGGAGGGGCTCGGCGCCGAGCGCAGCGGCATCGTGGCGGTGCTCGGGCCGACGATCGGCCCCGCGGCCTACGAGGTCGGCCCGGAATTCCGCGAGCGCTTCGAGGCGGCGGCGGCCGACAATGCCCGCTACTTCGCGGCGAGCCCCGAGCGGGAGACCCACAGCCTGTTCGACCTGCCGGCCTACATCGTCGCCCGGCTCGAGGCGTCCGGCATCGGCGAGGTGGCGAATCTCGGCTTGTGCACCTACGCCGATCCGGATCGCTTCTTCAGCTACCGCCGCACCACCCACCGGGCGGAGGGCGATTACGGCAGGCTCGTCTCGGCCATCGCGGTGACCCCGTGA